The nucleotide window TGAAAAGTCAAAGGGAAATCAAAAAATAGAAGATATAAAATCACCCTTTCCTGAGATAATTGGAAAAAGCAAAGCAATGCAGGAAGTTTTTTACATAATGCAGATGGTTGCGGAGAGTAATGCAAATGTTCTTATCACTGGAGAATCTGGAACAGGTAAAGAGCTTGTTGCAAGGGCTATTCATAATAACTCTTTGAGAAAATCAAAACCTTTTGTAATAGTTGACTGTACCACAATACCTGAAAATCTTCTTGAAAGTGAGCTTTTTGGTCATGAAAAGGGAGCTTTCACTGGAGCTTCGGAGAGAAAAACAGGACTCATTGAAATTGCAAATGAAGGCACTGTGTTTCTTGATGAAATTGGAGAATTACCAATGTTTCTTCAGAAAAAACTCTTAAGATTTCTTCAGGAAAAGGAAATTCAGAGAATTGGTAGCACACAAAGAATCAAAGTAGATGTAAGAGTAATTTCAGCGACAAACAGAGACCTTGAAAAAGCAGTTCAAGAAGGTTCATTTAGAGAAGATCTCTATTGGAGATTGAATGTTGTAAGAATAAATCTCCCCCCTTTGAGAGAAAGAAAAGAGGATATTCCACTTCTTGTAAATCACTTTTTAAACAAATTTTCAAAGGAAAATAACAAACCGATTCCACAGCTTGAACCAGAAGTAATGGAATTACTTCTGAGTTATGACTGGCCCGGAAATATAAGAGAACTGGCAAATGTAATGGAGAGAGCTGTTGTACTGTCTCCATCGGGATTAATTTCCATTAAACATCTACCAAGAAGGATACAGGAAAAAACTGGATGGGTTGCAAAAAATGAAAGTAGCCTTAACCTTCTTGAACTTGAAAAATCATTAATTATTAAAGCACTTAACACAACTGGATGGAATCAGACTAAAGCAGCAGAAATACTGGGAATTTCAAGAAAACAACTGCGCACTAAAATGAAGCATCATGGATTATTGCCAAAATCAGAAGATGAATAAAAGAGGAGCTGGAAAGCTCTCTTCCCAGCTCCTCTTTAAGGAGGGTGGGGGGGTATGCCAGATGAAGAAATCAGTTAAATTT belongs to Thermodesulfovibrio aggregans and includes:
- a CDS encoding sigma-54-dependent transcriptional regulator — encoded protein: MAKILYIDDEISALKAISAILKKEGYTVLTATSAEEGIEILKNSSVDCLLLDYRLPKMDGIDLLKWLRQSEISIPTIMLTAYGTIEKAVEAMKLGAHHYLVKPVDTQLLLNVLKEAIEKSKGNQKIEDIKSPFPEIIGKSKAMQEVFYIMQMVAESNANVLITGESGTGKELVARAIHNNSLRKSKPFVIVDCTTIPENLLESELFGHEKGAFTGASERKTGLIEIANEGTVFLDEIGELPMFLQKKLLRFLQEKEIQRIGSTQRIKVDVRVISATNRDLEKAVQEGSFREDLYWRLNVVRINLPPLRERKEDIPLLVNHFLNKFSKENNKPIPQLEPEVMELLLSYDWPGNIRELANVMERAVVLSPSGLISIKHLPRRIQEKTGWVAKNESSLNLLELEKSLIIKALNTTGWNQTKAAEILGISRKQLRTKMKHHGLLPKSEDE